The genomic segment ATCCGGAAATGTTCTGTCGCCCAGGGATCATCTGGCGGGACGGTGTCCCCGGGCAGAGGGGGCTCAATGACTGGGCTGTCCGGCGGTGTTTCGGGCGCTGGCGGCGGCTCCTGGCCGGGCGGCTCTGGCTTTATCCCAGGTTCGGCCACGGTCATCTCCGGCCCGGTTCCGGGCCCCGGCCCTTCGCAGAGGCCGGCCAGAAAGATCAGGCCCACGGCCGCCACCGTCAGGGCGATCAGGATAACGCATCTCTGTCTGTAAAATTTTATCATTGCTTCTCCTTTCCATACTGCTTTTGACCTGAAAAAAGGGGCATCCGCCCCTTTTCCAGCTTTTCTGCTACTCCACAGCCACGTCGGTTTTGGTGGTGTCCACCCGTACGGCGGCCACGACCTGGGTCAGGGCGAAGCCGTCGGGCTCAAAGGCGCCCTGGTCCACGATGGCCTGGGCGCCGGCTTTGACCTCGGCGTCGGTGATGCCCTCCTTGTAGTCGGGAATGGTGATTTTGTGCTCTTTTCCGTCCGCGCGCTGAAAGATAATGGTTAAGTCTTTGCTGGTTGTTGGCATTTTTTAGTCTCCTTTAAATTTTAAAATTTTGTGTTTCTGGTTTACCTGTATTTTTTTAGGGGATCGTTGATAATTGATAGTGGATCGTTTA from the Eubacterium sp. 1001713B170207_170306_E7 genome contains:
- a CDS encoding DUF2922 domain-containing protein, which encodes MPTTSKDLTIIFQRADGKEHKITIPDYKEGITDAEVKAGAQAIVDQGAFEPDGFALTQVVAAVRVDTTKTDVAVE